The nucleotide window GGCGCGCGCCGCGCAGCCGGACGTCTCGCCCGACGGACGCCGCATCGCCTGCGTCGCGCTCCGGCCCGGCCGCCACATACTCGCGCTCCTCGATTTCGATCCGCGCGCGCGCGACACACCGCCGCGCGTGCTGATCGACGACGAGGCATCGGACTTCAGCGGGCCGCGCTGGTCGCCCGATGGCGCCCGTCTCGTGGCCGGCCGCCGCCATGCCGGCGGCTACGAACTGGTGCTGGTGAATCCCGCCGATGGGTCGCTGCAGACGCTCGTTCGCCGCGCCGACGCCAGACTGATCACCCCGTCATGGAGCGCGGACGGCCGCACGATCCTGTTTGCCGCCGACCCCGGCGACGCGCCGTTCAACGTGTTTGCCGTCGACGTGGCGACCCGTGCGGTGCGCCAGATCACCGACTCGCTCTCGGGTGCGCAGGCGCCGGAAATCGCGCCTGACGGATCGCTCGTCTACATCGGCTATTCTGCCGGCGGCTACGACCTGTATTCGCTGCCGCCCGCGTTCCTTCTGCGTTCGCCGTCGGATAGATCCGCCGATCCCCTGCCGGGGAATTCCCGCGTTCGCGAACAACCGGAAGCGGCGGAGCAGCCGGCGGTCGTGCCGCGGTCGTATGCTCCCCTGCGCACCTTGGCGCCGACCTACTGGGAGCCGATCGCCCAGACGGACGCCGGTGAAACGCAGCTGGGTGTAAGCACCGGGATGTCGGATGCGCTCGGACGGCACACTTACTCGGCGTGGGCGGCGTGGAGCGCCGCGCGCGCCCGTCCTGACTGGAGCGCCTCCTACGCGTACGATCGGTGGCGCCCCACCATGTTTGCGAGCTACGGCGACGACACCGATCCGGTCCGGGATGGAGAGACGCGCATGCGTCAGGTGTTCGCCGGCGCGCTGCTCCCCTTCCGGCACATCAGGTGGAGTCAGACGCTGCTGGCCGGCGTCAACGCCGAACACGACGACACGATCTGCGCCGAGCCGTGCCACAGCCTGACTCGGGATCTGCGCTCGCTGCGTGGCGGCTGGCTGTTCGACAGCCGCCGCCTGTTCGCGTATTCCATCAGCGCGGAAGAAGGGGCCGCCGTCGAGGCCGCCATCGAGGGCAGCCGCGCGACGGGGCCGGCGTCGGGGACGGCCGCCGCCATGGTGCTCGACGCGCGGCTGTACCAGCGCGTGCTGTCGCGGCACACCGTGCTGGCGCTGCGCCTTGCCGGCGCTTCCAGCCGCGGCGACACGGTCGCCCAGCGGATCTTCTCCGCGGCGGGCAACGGACCGCTGCCGGCGGCATTCGACTTCGGCAACGGCGCCATCGGTCTGCTGCGTGGTTTCGATCCCGACGATGTGATCGGCACCCATGCGGCGGTCGCCAACGCCGACCTGCGCTTCCCGCTCCTGCGCGTGCAGCGCGGAGCCGGGACCTGGCCGTTCTTCGTCCGCGCCCTGCATGGCGCCGCGTTCGTCGACGCCGGCACCGCGTGGGACGCGTCGTTCAGCGGCGACAGGATTCGGCGCGCGGTCGGCGGCGAGATCTCGACCGATACGATCCTCGCCTACACACTGCGGGTCACCCTCACCGCCGGTGTGGCCTGGACGCACGACCCCGTCGCCGCGCGCGATCGCGCCGCGTATTTCGCGCGGCTCGGCTACGCCTTCTAGCCCGCGCGCGCAGATGGATGGGCAGCGTCCGTGGATATCCGTGGCAGAATATCGGCGGCATGAAGACGAAATCCCGTTTTCTTCGCGAGCCGGTCGAGCCGTTCGTCGTCCAGCCTGACGCGGCGGCCGACGACCTGCTGGCGCGCATGGAGCGCATTTCGTTTCAGGGGCGCAATCTCGCCACCGCGCGGCGCATCTGGGAAAAGATGCTCCACAGCGACTGCACGGTCTTCATGGGAATCGCGGGCGCGCTCAGCGCCGGCGGCTTGCGGCTGATCGTCAGCCATCTCATCGCCCATCGCTATATCGACTGCCTGGTGTCGACCGGCGCCAACCTCTACCACGACCTGCACGAGACCCGCGGCCGCCACCACTACCTCGGGTCGCCGCACGAGGACGATGCGGCGCTGCAGGCCGAGCACATCGACCGCGTCTACGACACCTACGCGCGCGAAGAGGAGTTCTGCGACAACGACGAGTGGATCGCCTCGTTCGCGTTGACGCTCGAGCGGCGCCCGTACAGCTCGCGCGAGTTTCTCTACCGGCTGGGCGAGTACCTCTGGCAGCAGACCGGACAGGAGGGCATCCTGACCGCGGCCTACAAGGCGAACGTCCCGATTTTCTGTCCGGCGATTGCCGATTCCTCGATCGGGATGGGGCTGTCGCAGGCCCGGCACCGCGACCAGACCGCCGGCGCCGTCGACGTCATCGCCGACATCGTCGAGTCGGCCAACATCGTGATCCGCCATCCGCGGACCGCCTCGGTCGTGCTGGGCGGCGGCACGCCGAAGAATTTCATCAACCAGGCCAGCGTGCAGGCCGAGTTCTTCGACGACCGCGTCGGCGGACATCGCTATGCCCTGCAGATCGTCACCGACGTACCGCACTTCGGGGGCGCCTCCGGCTCGAGTCTCGAGGAGGCGCGCAGCTGGGGCAAGCTGGCGACCGACGCTGAACAGGTGACCGTTCACGCCGACGCGACCGTCGCGATGCCGCTGCTCGTCAGCGCGCTGGGCGCGTCGGCGGCCTCGGCGCTTGCCGCACGAAAACCGATGCGCTTCGATCTGTCCGGCCCGGCGCTCGTGATCAACGGCCGGCCGCTGCCCGTGGCGCGCTTCGAGACCCGCTGACTGTATGGAGCTTCCCTTCTCGTACGACCACGCCGACGCCCTCGTCTTCGGGGGCGCGCTGCCGACGCGGCGACCCTTCGACGACGCTCGGGTCGTGATCCTGCCGGTGCCGGTCGACCGGACCACGTCTTACGTCGGCGGCACCCGCAACGGCCCGCACGAAATCCTGCAGGCTTCCTCGCACATGGAGCTGTGGGACGAGGAGATGCGCGCCGACGTGCATGCCGTCGGCATCTGCACGCTGCCCGAGATGGAGCTGCCGTTCGGCGAGATGCAGGCCGTCGTCGACGAGATCGAGCGCGTTGCCTACGAGATTGTCGGCCGCGACAAGTTTCTCGTCGCCATCGGCGGCGAACATTCGATCACGCCGCCGCTCGTCTCGGCGGTGGCGCGCCGGCATCCTGATCTGACCGTGCTCCAGATCGACGCGCACGCCGACATGCGCGACGCCTACATGGGGACGCCGCACAATCACGCCTGTGCCATGCGCCGGGCGCGGGAGCTCGCGCGCGTGACGCAGGTCGGGATCCGCAGCCTCTCGACCGAGGAAGCCGAGGTGCTCCCCCGTCTCGACACAACCGTTTTCTACGACTTCGACATGCGCAGCAATCCGAAGTGGATCGACGCAGTCGTCGACTCGCTCGGTCCCGATGTCTACGTGACCGTCGACGTTGACGGCCTCGACCCGGCGATCATGCCCTCCACCGGCACCCCTGAGCCCGGCGGCCTGGCGTGGCAGGAAATTACCGCGCTGCTGCGCGCGACGGCGGAGCGCCGGAACGTCGTGGCCGCCGACGTCGTCGAGCTCAGCCCGATTCCCGGCCTGGTGGCGCCGAACTTCCTCTGTGCCAAGTTGATCTACAAGCTCCTCACCTATCGGTTCCTCAAGGATCCGCGCGCCAAGCGGGGGTGAGCTAGCGGCGAGTTTGCCCCCGCCGGGTTGATTGCGCAGTTGTGCGCACTCCTGGCTCTCGAGAGCTTCCCTCGCGGTTGTATACCTCGTATACTGCCGCCGTGACCCTCGCCGAGGTCTTCGTCACCGCGACTGACGCCCTTCGTCAGGGTCGCGGCGCCGACGCCGCGGCCGTCCTCGTCCGCGCCCTGAAGCTGCCTGGCCTGACCAGGGACGAGGCCGTCCAGGTTCGCTGCGCCCTCGCCGAAGCCTGGCTTCAGCAGGACGACGTGCGGCAAGCGGCCGAGACGCTGGGCGAGCCGCCGCAGGAGCGCGAGCGGCTGCACCCGCTCCGGCTCTCCGACCTCTGGCGGCTGCACGCGCGTATGGCGATGGGGCGCGGCGAGCCGTCGCGTGCCATCGCACTGCTCGGCCGCGCGCTGAAACAGGCCGAGCGCGCCCACGATTCGCGCGCGATCGGTCTGACGCACTACGAGCTCGGGCTCTGCTACCGCCACGTCGGCGACACCGCCATCGTCCGCGACCACATCGCGCAGGCGGCGTCGGCGCTGCACGCGGCTGGCGATCACCGCAATCTCGCGCTGGTCCACTCGTTGAGCGGCGTGTCGCTGGCGCAGGAGGGGCGCCTCGACGAAGCGATGGCGGCGCTGCGCCAGGCCGAGCGGCTCGCGCTGATGGTGCGGGCCGGCGACGTCGTCGCCACCGTCAGCGGCAATCAGGCGAACGTGGCAATGATGCAGCATCGCCACGATCAGGCGCTGGCGCTCGCCGAGCGCAGCGTCGAGCTGCAGGAGGACTCGGGGACCCCGCACGGGCTGGGCATCGCGCTCGCGTCGCTCGGTCAAATCAGCGTGCGGCTCGGCAAT belongs to Vicinamibacterales bacterium and includes:
- a CDS encoding deoxyhypusine synthase family protein, with product MKTKSRFLREPVEPFVVQPDAAADDLLARMERISFQGRNLATARRIWEKMLHSDCTVFMGIAGALSAGGLRLIVSHLIAHRYIDCLVSTGANLYHDLHETRGRHHYLGSPHEDDAALQAEHIDRVYDTYAREEEFCDNDEWIASFALTLERRPYSSREFLYRLGEYLWQQTGQEGILTAAYKANVPIFCPAIADSSIGMGLSQARHRDQTAGAVDVIADIVESANIVIRHPRTASVVLGGGTPKNFINQASVQAEFFDDRVGGHRYALQIVTDVPHFGGASGSSLEEARSWGKLATDAEQVTVHADATVAMPLLVSALGASAASALAARKPMRFDLSGPALVINGRPLPVARFETR
- the speB gene encoding agmatinase, translated to MELPFSYDHADALVFGGALPTRRPFDDARVVILPVPVDRTTSYVGGTRNGPHEILQASSHMELWDEEMRADVHAVGICTLPEMELPFGEMQAVVDEIERVAYEIVGRDKFLVAIGGEHSITPPLVSAVARRHPDLTVLQIDAHADMRDAYMGTPHNHACAMRRARELARVTQVGIRSLSTEEAEVLPRLDTTVFYDFDMRSNPKWIDAVVDSLGPDVYVTVDVDGLDPAIMPSTGTPEPGGLAWQEITALLRATAERRNVVAADVVELSPIPGLVAPNFLCAKLIYKLLTYRFLKDPRAKRG